GATCGAGCAGGCCGACGCCCGGACCTGGGTCCAGGACGACAAGACCAAGAAGGACCTCGACGTCGACTGGGTCTTCGCAGGCAGCATCCTCTACGAAGACCCCGTCACCAAGAAGGCCGTCTACGCCGCCGAGGAGGGCGACCTGATCACCGTCGCCAACTTCGCCAGCGCGATCCTCGACCTCCCGGTCGTCAGCTCGGCCGACGACGCCGAACGAACCTTCGTCGCGCATACCTCGCGCATCCCCGCCGTCGGGACCGAAGTCCAGCTCATTATGAGCCCTCATCCCCCCAAAATACCGAAAACTCCCTGATTGCCTTGTTTGCTAATCCGTCAATCTGAGGGCGCACCAGACGCCGAAAGGATGGAACTGGGCGTCGATGGGACGCACTTCGAGATGCTCCCACTCCTCCAGCGACCAGATCAGCAGACGCGCCGGATGGCCGTTGATCCGCCATCCGGTGGCCGGCACCACGTGGTGCATGGGTGCTTTATCGCGTGCAATCGCCAGCCCGCTCATCCGACCGTTATGATTCACTGCCGGGGCTCCTGTTGCATCCGGGGCCTCATAGCCGCACGGACGCCTGCGGGGTCGTTTTACCTCTTGGGAAGGATCAACATTGACCCGGGAGCGCAAGCCTCGTCGCTCGCACGCCGTTTTCCTGTATCGTCTCGAGGAGTTGAAATTGGACCCGCGACGCGACCGACCCCGAGGTCGCTTCGGGCGGAAGGGGGTCGGACGTCGCTGGTCCGAGATGAGCGGAAGACGAACCGCCTGAAGCTGGCTTGATTCTGCGCTTAATAAAACCCCGTTGCAAGAGGGTGCAGCCTGTCTACTGTGTTTTCATGGGCGCATGCGTGTTTTTGATCCCCGCTCGCGTCGTCAAAGAGCGTTGTTCTTCGAGGAAAACACATTTTTTGCAACCAATGAAGGTCGGATCCCATGAAGCAACCGGCCCTGATCATGTCGGACGGACTGACGAAGGCCTACGGGCCGACTTATGCGCTGCGCGACCTAAGTCTCGACGTACGCCAGGGTGAGGTGTTCGGGCTGCTGGGCCCGAACGGCTCGGGCAAGACGACGACGATCCGGCTTTGGTTAGGCCTGATGCGGCCGACTCGGGGCCGGGCGTCGATCTTCGGCCTCGACTGCTGGCGGGGCGGCCTGCAGGTGCGGCGGCTGGTCTCGTACCTGCCGGGCGAGCTGCGGATGCCGGGTTCGCTCTCGGGGCTGGGGGTCTTGAAGTTCCTCAGCGGCCTGCGCGACGGCGAGGGCCTCGACCGCGCCGCGGCGATCGCCGAGCGGGTGATGAAGCTGGACCTGAGTCGCAAGGTCCGGAAATACTCGACGGGCATGAAGCAGAAGCTGGCCCTGGCCCAGGCCTTCGCCGACCCGGTCGACGTCCTGATCCTCGACGAGCCGACCTCGGCCCTCGACCCCTCGGCGCGGCTCGACGTGATGAACCTGATCCGCGAGGCGAAGGCGCAAGGCCAGACGGTGATCTTCTCCGGCCACGTCCTCTCCGAGATCGAGTCGGTCTGCGACCGGGTGGCGATCCTCCGCCGGGGCCGCCTGGTCCATGTCGAGGACATGCACGCACGCCGTCGCCTGCGCATGGTCCTGGCTCGTTTCGCCGGCGAGCCCCCCCTCCCTTTCCCCGAGGAGCTGGATTTGAAGGTCCGGGGGACGGAGGGCGCGGCTCTCCTCTTGGAGCACGGCGGCGAGCTGGGCCCCCTGCTCCGCTGGCTGGCGACGGTCCCGGTCGAGGACCTGGCGATCGGGACCGAGGACCTCCACACCCTGTACAACCAGTTTCACGGCCCCGACGTCGACGTCGCCGAGGATGAGGACTCCGCCCGATGAAGCCGTTCTGGACCCTGGTCCGCAAGAATCTGCACGACGTGCGCTGGTCGCTCTTCCTGTCGATCGTCTGCCTGTTCGCCCTGGGCTGGCTGCTGGTCTACGTGGCGTCGCTGCAGGAGACGCGGATCCGCCAGGCCCTCAGCGACGGCAAGGGGTTCGAGTGGGTCCGCCAGCTCGGCCTGGAGGCGAATCCGCCGTCGATCGAGATCATGATGGCCTTCTGGAACCATCCGTTCATCATCCTGCTGGTGGCGATCTGGTCGATCGGCCGGGGGGCGAACGCGGTCGGCGCCGAGATCGAGCGCGGGACGCTCGACATGGTGATGTCGCGCCCCGTCTCCCGGTCGGCGTACCTGGCGTCGCAGGTCCTGACGTCGACCCTGGGCCTGCTGGCCATCGCCGGGGCCCTGGCGGCGGGCGCGTACGCGGCGACCTTCTACAACTTCTTGAAGACGCCCCCGGCGTTCGGGCTGCTGATGCGGCCGGCGTTCAACCTCGCCGCGCTGGCCTTCCCGATGTACGGCTACACGCTGCTCGTCTCGGCGATCGACATCGTCCGCTGGCGGGCGCTCATGGTGGGCTCGGTGCTGACGCTGGGCGGGTTCATCGCGCGGGTGATCGCCGTGATCCCCGTGTTCAAGGACTCGGCCTGGCGGCCCTGGGCCGAACGTGCGTCGCTGTTCACCCTCTATAATCCCGTGGACGCGGTCTCCGACCGCTCCCACTACGATTACGACGTGGCGGTGCTGCTGGGCCTGGGTTCGGCGTGCATCGCCCTGGCCTTCCTGGCGTTCGCCGTCCGCGACCTGCCGGCCAACTCCTGACGCCCGGACCGACCCCGAGGGATCCCCGCCGTGAACCCCGCCCCCGCGCCCGCCATCACCACGGTCGACGCCTTCACGGATCGGCCCTTCGCCGGCAACCCGGCGGCCGTCTGCGTCCTCGACGCCCCCGCGCCCGAGGGCTGGATGCAGCTCGTCGCCCGCGAGATGAACCTGTCGGAGACCGCCTTCCTGCACCCGATCGACGGCGGCCCGAGATACCGCCTGCGCTGGTTCACCCCGGCCGTCGAGGTCGACCTCTGCGGCCACGCGACGCTCGCCACGGCGCACGTCCTGTGGGAGGAAGGTCGGCTCGCGGCCGACGCGACCGCCGAGTTCGAAACCCGCAGCGGGCTCCTGACCGCCCGCCGGGTCGACGGCTGGATCGAACTCGACTTCCCCGCCAAGCCCGCCGATCGACGGGTCGAGGACCCGGCCGAGCTGGAGGCGATCGCCGCGGCCCTGCGCAGCGAGGTCGTCTCGGCCCATCGCAACGCGTTCGACCTGCTGGTCGAGCTGGCCGACGAGCGCGCCGTGCGTGAATTGGCCCCGGACTTCGGCCTGGTGAAGGGGATCACCCCGCGCGGGGCGATCGTCACCGGCCGGTCGTCCGACCCGGCCTTCGACTTCGTCTCCCGCTTCTTCTGCCCCAACGTGGGCGTGGACGAGGACCCCGTCTGCGGCTCCGCCCATTGCTGCTCCGGCCCCTTCTGGGCCGCCCGCCTGGGCCGCGCCGACCTGCTCGCCCATCAGGTCTCCGCCCGAGGCGGCGTCCTCCGCCTCCGCATCGGCGCCGAACGCGTCGCCCTCGCCGGCCAGGCCGTCACCACCTTCCGCGGCCGCCTGCAAGGCGCGGCGGGGCTCTGAAGGCGACGCTGCGGGTCGATCTTGATATGTTGCTCAGGAAGGAGGCTCTCGCATGACGATCCATCTGTCCGACGACGGCGAGCAGTTCGTCCGTTCGCTCATCGACGCAGGGCGGTTCGCCTCGGAAGACGCCGTGGTCGAGGCGGCTCTGAGGCTGCTTCACGAACATGTCGAGGAAGCCAAGTCGGCGCTGCTTCGCCATGACGTCGGCGAGGCCGTCGCCCAGGCCGATCGTGGCGAGCCGACGCCTTTCGACCCCCATGACACGATCGCCCGCGTCCGTTCCCGGCAGGCCGCCGGGCCCTCCTGATGGCCGAAGTTCTGCACGCCCCGCTGGCGGAAGCCGACCTCGCCGCAATCCTTGCCGACCTCATGGACGAGGAACCCGGCGATTGACCGGACGTTGCGGTCGTGTTCGTTTCTCGGCCTCGGCCGATCCTCACGCGAACTCGAGCGCCTGGGCGAAGTCGTTCCAGAGGTCCTCGACGTCTTCGAGGCCGACGGAGAGGCGGATCAGGCCCGGGGTGACCCCGAGGCGTTCGAGGACGGCCGGGTCCTGGCCGCGGTGGCTGGTGGAGCACGGGTGGCTGACGGTCGTCTGGGCGTCGCCCAGGCTGGGGGCGAAGGGGATCGCGCGAAGGCCGCGGATGAGGCGGTCGGCCTGCTCGCGGCCGCCGACGTCGAAGGCGATCATCGCGCCGAAGCCGCCGGAGAAGAGCCGTTTCGCCAGGGCGTGGTCGGGGTGCGAGACCAGGCCGGGGTACATCGTCCGCTCGACCTTGGGGTGGGTTTCGAGCCGGCGGGCCAGCTCCAGGGCGGTGCGCGAGGTCCGCTCGACGCGGAGCGGCAGCGTGACGGCCCCGCGGATCGTCAGCCAGCAGTCGAACGGGTTGCCGGTTTGGCCGAACGTCGAGGCGACGGCGTGGATCCGGGCGATCAGGTCGCGCGGGCCGACCACCGCGCCCAGCGTCACGTCGCCGTGGCCGCCGATCAGCTTGGTCAGCGAGTGCGCCACCAGCGTCGTCCCGAGCGCGATCGGCTTGCACAGCAGGGGGGCGAACGTGTGGTCGATCATCAGCGGGACGCCGGCGTCGCGGGCGGCGGCGGCGACGCCTTCCAGGTCGCAGACGCGGAGCAAGGGGT
The DNA window shown above is from Paludisphaera mucosa and carries:
- a CDS encoding ABC transporter ATP-binding protein; the protein is MKQPALIMSDGLTKAYGPTYALRDLSLDVRQGEVFGLLGPNGSGKTTTIRLWLGLMRPTRGRASIFGLDCWRGGLQVRRLVSYLPGELRMPGSLSGLGVLKFLSGLRDGEGLDRAAAIAERVMKLDLSRKVRKYSTGMKQKLALAQAFADPVDVLILDEPTSALDPSARLDVMNLIREAKAQGQTVIFSGHVLSEIESVCDRVAILRRGRLVHVEDMHARRRLRMVLARFAGEPPLPFPEELDLKVRGTEGAALLLEHGGELGPLLRWLATVPVEDLAIGTEDLHTLYNQFHGPDVDVAEDEDSAR
- a CDS encoding PhzF family phenazine biosynthesis protein, coding for MNPAPAPAITTVDAFTDRPFAGNPAAVCVLDAPAPEGWMQLVAREMNLSETAFLHPIDGGPRYRLRWFTPAVEVDLCGHATLATAHVLWEEGRLAADATAEFETRSGLLTARRVDGWIELDFPAKPADRRVEDPAELEAIAAALRSEVVSAHRNAFDLLVELADERAVRELAPDFGLVKGITPRGAIVTGRSSDPAFDFVSRFFCPNVGVDEDPVCGSAHCCSGPFWAARLGRADLLAHQVSARGGVLRLRIGAERVALAGQAVTTFRGRLQGAAGL
- a CDS encoding type II toxin-antitoxin system ParD family antitoxin, which encodes MTIHLSDDGEQFVRSLIDAGRFASEDAVVEAALRLLHEHVEEAKSALLRHDVGEAVAQADRGEPTPFDPHDTIARVRSRQAAGPS
- a CDS encoding trans-sulfuration enzyme family protein, coding for MPHDEPASDATRCARAPEPPRSISEPLAPPIQLASVYRIAGLDEVDALFEGRAEGFFYARDGHPNAAQLADKLAKLEGAEAGLICASGMGAIAASVLTLTEQGGRVLVSEGLYGKTTTLIARELARFGVSHTLFDPSRPETLRRALAEAPDARLVVAETISNPLLRVCDLEGVAAAARDAGVPLMIDHTFAPLLCKPIALGTTLVAHSLTKLIGGHGDVTLGAVVGPRDLIARIHAVASTFGQTGNPFDCWLTIRGAVTLPLRVERTSRTALELARRLETHPKVERTMYPGLVSHPDHALAKRLFSGGFGAMIAFDVGGREQADRLIRGLRAIPFAPSLGDAQTTVSHPCSTSHRGQDPAVLERLGVTPGLIRLSVGLEDVEDLWNDFAQALEFA
- a CDS encoding ABC transporter permease subunit — translated: MKPFWTLVRKNLHDVRWSLFLSIVCLFALGWLLVYVASLQETRIRQALSDGKGFEWVRQLGLEANPPSIEIMMAFWNHPFIILLVAIWSIGRGANAVGAEIERGTLDMVMSRPVSRSAYLASQVLTSTLGLLAIAGALAAGAYAATFYNFLKTPPAFGLLMRPAFNLAALAFPMYGYTLLVSAIDIVRWRALMVGSVLTLGGFIARVIAVIPVFKDSAWRPWAERASLFTLYNPVDAVSDRSHYDYDVAVLLGLGSACIALAFLAFAVRDLPANS